From Salinirubellus salinus, the proteins below share one genomic window:
- the cofG gene encoding 7,8-didemethyl-8-hydroxy-5-deazariboflavin synthase subunit CofG — protein sequence MIPGADAYDVTLDIDETAVDRALAVDPSDVDAAPELSFARNVFVPLTTACRYTCTYCTYYDPPGQASLLPPDEVRAIVERGADAGCTEALFTFGDDPDDRYTAVHDQLREWGHDSIHSYLREACEIALDAGLLPHSNPGDQTREQMELVADLNASMGVMLETTADVQAHGGPRAKSPGQRLATIRTAGELGVPFTTGLLVGIGEGWRDRAVSLLAIRELHERYDHVQEVIVQPVSPNERWSEPGPALEAMRRVVAMARVVLPPEVSVQVPPNLAPVRDLLDCGVDDLGGVSPVTDDHINPDYAWPALRELEAIAEEAGVPLRERLPVYERHLDWLSPRIRGAIDADDAAGARYRSVLSD from the coding sequence GTGATTCCCGGGGCAGATGCGTACGACGTCACGCTCGACATCGACGAGACGGCCGTCGACCGAGCGCTCGCTGTCGACCCCTCTGACGTGGACGCCGCCCCCGAGCTCTCGTTCGCGCGGAACGTGTTCGTCCCGCTCACGACCGCGTGCCGGTACACCTGCACCTACTGCACCTACTACGATCCGCCGGGGCAGGCGAGTCTGCTCCCGCCCGACGAGGTCCGTGCCATCGTCGAGCGTGGGGCCGACGCCGGGTGTACCGAGGCGCTGTTCACGTTCGGCGACGACCCGGACGACCGCTACACCGCCGTCCACGACCAGCTCCGCGAGTGGGGCCACGACTCCATCCACAGCTACCTCCGCGAGGCCTGCGAGATCGCGCTGGACGCCGGGCTCTTGCCCCACTCGAATCCGGGCGACCAGACCCGCGAGCAGATGGAACTGGTCGCGGACCTGAACGCCTCGATGGGCGTGATGCTGGAGACGACGGCCGACGTGCAGGCACACGGCGGCCCTCGCGCGAAGTCGCCGGGCCAGCGTCTCGCGACCATCCGAACCGCGGGTGAACTCGGGGTCCCCTTCACGACGGGTCTCCTCGTCGGCATCGGCGAGGGGTGGCGCGACCGGGCGGTGTCGCTGCTCGCCATCCGTGAGTTGCACGAGCGCTACGACCACGTCCAGGAGGTAATCGTCCAGCCGGTGTCGCCGAACGAGCGGTGGAGCGAACCAGGACCGGCGCTGGAGGCGATGCGCCGCGTGGTCGCGATGGCCCGCGTCGTCCTCCCGCCGGAGGTGTCGGTGCAGGTGCCACCGAACCTCGCGCCGGTGCGTGACCTGCTGGACTGTGGCGTCGACGACCTCGGTGGCGTCTCGCCGGTCACGGACGATCACATCAACCCCGACTACGCGTGGCCGGCGCTGCGGGAACTGGAGGCCATCGCCGAGGAGGCGGGCGTGCCGCTGCGCGAGCGCCTGCCTGTCTACGAGCGACACCTCGACTGGCTCTCGCCGCGCATCCGGGGGGCCATCGACGCCGACGACGCGGCCGGCGCGCGGTACCGGTCCGTACTGAGTGACTGA
- a CDS encoding DUF63 family protein — protein MYTALVLPSGFALPPLPYLLGLLLAVAGVAALLYRLDPPVTPRVVAAFAPWMVAGAAGYVLFQLEAVPSVVAPLFGSPAVYLSTFVLAGLVWAAVARFDPETWSFPSAPSVLLLSGALTGGAVVGSALTVGSASGGLQPFWPAVGLLVSVVVAGLVWTLLRRRRPRVEVTGAAGLLVVLAHTLDGVSTAIGVDVLTGFGEQTPLSRVVLELGQALPTAQYLGGGWVFVLVKVALAIGVVLLLTDYVEEAPREGTLLLGLVAAVGLGPGAHNLVLFTVA, from the coding sequence ATGTACACGGCGCTGGTGTTGCCCTCCGGGTTCGCGCTCCCGCCGCTGCCGTACCTCCTCGGACTGCTCCTCGCGGTGGCGGGCGTCGCCGCCCTGCTCTACCGTCTCGACCCGCCCGTCACGCCACGGGTCGTCGCCGCGTTCGCCCCGTGGATGGTCGCCGGCGCCGCTGGCTACGTCCTCTTCCAGCTCGAGGCCGTCCCCAGCGTCGTCGCTCCGCTGTTCGGCTCGCCCGCCGTCTACCTCTCGACGTTCGTCCTCGCGGGGCTCGTCTGGGCCGCCGTCGCTCGGTTCGACCCCGAGACGTGGTCGTTCCCGTCTGCCCCCTCGGTGCTCCTGCTCTCGGGCGCGCTCACGGGCGGTGCGGTGGTCGGCTCGGCGCTCACCGTCGGGAGCGCGAGCGGGGGGCTCCAGCCGTTCTGGCCCGCCGTCGGACTCCTCGTCTCGGTCGTGGTCGCCGGCCTCGTCTGGACACTCCTCAGACGGCGTCGGCCTCGGGTCGAGGTGACCGGGGCGGCCGGGCTCCTCGTCGTCCTCGCACACACGCTCGACGGCGTCTCGACGGCCATCGGGGTCGACGTGCTCACCGGCTTCGGCGAGCAGACGCCGCTCTCCCGTGTCGTCCTCGAACTCGGGCAGGCGCTCCCCACGGCCCAGTACCTCGGCGGTGGGTGGGTGTTCGTCCTCGTGAAGGTGGCGCTGGCCATTGGCGTGGTACTCTTGCTCACGGACTACGTCGAGGAGGCGCCTCGCGAGGGGACGCTGTTGCTCGGTCTGGTGGCGGCCGTCGGACTCGGTCCGGGTGCGCACAACCTCGTGCTGTTCACCGTCGCCTGA
- a CDS encoding carbohydrate kinase family protein: protein MHVVCAGHVNWDVTIRLDRLPVPDGESRVRDRYESGGGSAANVAVTLVALEHDASLVGSVGDDATGRQALDTLVEAGVDVSPVLTAPGDTARKYLLVDAAGEVSVIDDGGVNEAVGPEDVEASWVAGADHLHLTGQRPATAARLAELAVEHDLRVSFDPGRLLDRRDYDETLALTDLLFLNDREATEVARGTLPEDCVVLTKHGERGASLVAPDETLEHSGVDLPAVDATGAGDAFAAGFIAASGRGTDRERSLAVANACGALAASSEGPRPDVSWERIEGLL, encoded by the coding sequence ATGCACGTGGTGTGTGCCGGGCACGTCAACTGGGACGTCACGATCCGGCTCGACCGGCTCCCGGTCCCGGACGGCGAGTCGCGGGTCCGTGACCGCTACGAGTCCGGGGGTGGCTCCGCGGCGAACGTCGCCGTGACGCTCGTCGCGCTGGAGCACGACGCCTCGCTGGTGGGGAGCGTCGGCGACGACGCCACGGGTCGGCAGGCGCTCGACACGCTCGTCGAGGCCGGCGTCGACGTCTCGCCCGTACTCACCGCACCCGGCGACACCGCCCGGAAGTACCTCCTCGTCGACGCGGCCGGGGAGGTGTCGGTCATCGACGACGGCGGGGTGAACGAGGCCGTCGGTCCCGAGGACGTCGAGGCCTCGTGGGTCGCCGGCGCGGACCACCTCCACCTCACCGGACAGCGCCCGGCGACGGCCGCACGACTGGCCGAACTCGCCGTCGAGCACGACCTGCGGGTGAGTTTCGACCCCGGCCGGCTCCTCGACCGACGGGACTACGACGAGACGCTCGCGCTGACGGACCTGCTGTTCCTGAACGACCGCGAGGCGACCGAGGTGGCTCGGGGGACACTCCCGGAGGACTGCGTGGTGCTCACGAAACACGGCGAACGCGGGGCGTCACTGGTCGCCCCGGACGAGACGCTCGAGCACTCGGGGGTGGACCTCCCGGCCGTCGACGCCACGGGTGCGGGTGACGCGTTCGCCGCGGGGTTCATCGCCGCGTCGGGCCGGGGGACCGACCGCGAGCGGTCGCTGGCGGTGGCGAACGCCTGCGGGGCGCTGGCGGCGAGCAGCGAGGGGCCACGCCCGGACGTCTCGTGGGAGCGAATCGAGGGGCTCCTGTAG
- the cofH gene encoding 7,8-didemethyl-8-hydroxy-5-deazariboflavin synthase subunit CofH: MDAPEPSVNVPRDRYSFDHRPITDGSFGDALERARAGERLTVDEGIELITTGTDRAGIDPERKELVLEAADRRRAEVVGEEVTFVANLNNNVTTACDTGCLFCNFKDPAAAFESDAPAEHAAGGFTKTPAESRDIVDSALDRGIYEVTSVSGLHPAFVLNEEHRERLESMDEPPNYRPASDYQVDPGTYVEQMEAMSVGGVHLHSMTPEEAYHARRGTDWSYEAVYAELKAAGLDSVPGTAAEILVDEVRDVICPEKIGTDEWLEAMEAAANVGLDTTATIMYGHVENEAHRVEHLQRVRELQDRTGAITEFVPLSFVHRDTPLFRQGMVDGGASTDEDELMIAVSRLFLDNVDHVQSSWVKYGDAQGLKMLSCGADDFMGTILSEEITKRAGGEFGEFRSFDEYVDMIRAIGRVPVERSTDYRQRRVVEGDGPHGPTLGPRADGTPLL; the protein is encoded by the coding sequence ATGGACGCGCCCGAGCCGTCGGTGAACGTCCCCCGCGACCGGTACTCGTTCGACCACCGGCCCATCACCGACGGGTCGTTCGGGGACGCGCTGGAGCGGGCCCGCGCCGGCGAGCGGCTCACCGTCGACGAGGGCATCGAACTCATCACCACCGGCACGGACCGCGCCGGCATCGACCCCGAGCGCAAGGAACTCGTCCTCGAGGCGGCCGACCGGCGGCGCGCCGAGGTGGTCGGCGAGGAGGTCACCTTCGTCGCCAACCTCAACAACAACGTCACGACGGCCTGCGACACCGGCTGTCTGTTCTGCAACTTCAAGGACCCCGCGGCCGCCTTCGAGTCGGACGCCCCCGCCGAACACGCGGCGGGCGGGTTCACCAAGACGCCCGCCGAATCACGCGACATCGTCGATTCGGCGCTCGACCGCGGTATCTACGAGGTCACCTCGGTCTCGGGACTCCACCCCGCGTTCGTCCTGAACGAGGAACACCGCGAGCGACTCGAGTCGATGGACGAGCCCCCGAACTACCGACCCGCGAGCGACTACCAGGTCGACCCCGGCACCTACGTCGAGCAGATGGAGGCGATGAGCGTCGGCGGGGTCCACCTCCACTCGATGACGCCAGAGGAGGCCTACCACGCCCGCCGGGGTACCGACTGGAGCTACGAGGCGGTGTACGCCGAGCTGAAGGCCGCAGGGCTCGACAGCGTGCCCGGCACCGCCGCCGAGATACTCGTCGACGAGGTCCGTGACGTCATCTGCCCGGAGAAGATCGGGACCGACGAGTGGCTCGAGGCCATGGAGGCGGCCGCGAACGTCGGCCTCGACACCACCGCGACCATCATGTACGGCCACGTCGAGAACGAGGCCCACCGCGTGGAGCACCTCCAGCGCGTCCGCGAGTTGCAGGACCGGACCGGCGCCATCACGGAGTTCGTCCCGCTCTCGTTCGTCCACCGCGACACCCCGCTCTTCCGGCAGGGGATGGTCGACGGCGGCGCCAGCACCGACGAGGACGAACTGATGATCGCCGTCTCGCGACTGTTCCTCGACAACGTCGATCACGTCCAGTCCTCGTGGGTCAAGTACGGCGACGCACAGGGGCTGAAGATGCTCTCCTGTGGCGCCGACGACTTCATGGGAACCATCCTCTCGGAGGAGATCACGAAACGTGCCGGCGGCGAGTTCGGCGAGTTCCGCTCGTTCGACGAGTACGTCGACATGATACGGGCCATCGGCCGGGTACCCGTCGAGCGCTCGACGGACTACCGCCAGCGCCGCGTCGTCGAGGGGGACGGCCCACACGGCCCGACGCTCGGGCCACGGGCGGACGGGACTCCGCTGCTCTGA